In Pseudophryne corroboree isolate aPseCor3 chromosome 7, aPseCor3.hap2, whole genome shotgun sequence, a single window of DNA contains:
- the CLN3 gene encoding battenin isoform X1 produces MERRRINTGGSSDSDWEEEIGDDPSALPPQTQDRSHWRNLSAFWLLGLCNNFAYVVMLSAAHDILRTETNQTSTHNVTNSSKYDCNQISTAAVLLADILPTLVIKFTAPFYIHQIPYNYRVSLCILTAAASFLVVSFSTNIALSLLGVVFASVSSGLGEITFLSLTAFFYSDVVSCWSSGTGGAGILGSLSYLGLTAAGLSPQNSLLIMLLIPALLLISYFILLLPPSSLPRWKFPDGPSATRMSDQRPLLQDSPLGLTESGSHLTLSRKWKIIKSLLKYMLPLCIVYFAEYFINQGLFELIYFPNIKMSHSEQYRWYQMLYQAGVFVSRSSVRCITIRHIWVLSCLQCGIATFLLVGVSYLFLPSLTLPGIFLIIIFEGLLGGAAYVNTFNNIAVESKPEEKEFAMGVACVSDTFGISLSGAIAIPVHNYFCGLS; encoded by the exons ATGGAGAGGAGAAGGATTAATACCGGCGGCAGCTCTGACTCtgactgggaag AGGAGATCGGAGATGACCCTTCAGCCCTCCCGCCCCAGACGCAGGACCGCTCCCACTGGAGGAACTTGTCAGCTTTTTG GTTACTGGGGTTGTGCAATAACTTTGCGTACGTTGTGATGCTGAGTGCGGCGCACGACATTCTACGCACTGAGACCAATCAGACCTCAACT CACAATGTGACAAACAGCAGCAAATACGACTGTAACCAGATCTCCACCGCT GCGGTCCTCCTGGCTGACATTTTGCCCACCCTGGTCATTAAATTTACCGCTCCATTCTACATCCACCAGATCCCATACAA TTACAGAGTGTCTCTCTGCATTCTTACAGCAGCCGCCAGCTTTCTGGTTGTGTCATTCTCTACAAACATCGCTCTGAGTCTGCTCG GTGTGGTATTCGCCAGCGTGTCCTCGGGTCTGGGAGAGATCACCTTCCTCAGCCTCACCGCTTTCTTCTACAG TGACGTGGTCTCCTGCTGGTCCTCCGGAACTGGTGGAGCTGGGATTCTGGGCTCGCTCTCCTACCTGGGCCTCACGGCGGCTGGTCTTTCCCCACAGAACTCTCTGCTGATCATGCTGCTTATCCCGGCCCTTCTCCTGATAAG TTATTTTATTTTGCTGCTTCCCCCGTCCTCTCTCCCTCGCTGGAAGTTTCCCGACGGTCCTAGCGCCACCCGGATGTCGGACCAGCGACCGCTTTTGCAGGACTCTCCACTGGGACTGACAG AGAGCGGCTCCCATCTGACGCTATCCCGGAAGTGGAAGATCATTAAG TCCCTCCTGAAGTACATGCTTCCCCTGTGCATTGTGTACTTCGCTGAATACTTCATTAACCAGGGTCTG TTTGAGTTGATCTATTTCCCAAACATCAAGATGAGCCACTCGGAGCAGTACCGATG GTACCAGATGCTGTACCAGGCCGGAGTGTTTGTGTCCCGTTCCTCCGTCCGATGTATCACCATCAGGCATATCTGGGTTCTCTCTTGTCTCCAG TGTGGGATCGCCACCTTCCTCCTTGTTGGGGTGTCCTATCTCTTCCTCCCCAGTCTGACGCTGCCAGGCATTTTCCTGATCATAATATTTGAGGGGCTTCTGGGGGGCGCAGCCTACGTCAACACGTTCAACAACATCGCAGTGGAG AGCAAGCCGGAAGAGAAAGAGTTTGCAATGGGAGTCGCCTGCGTATCCGACACTTTTGGAATATCCCTCTCTGGGGCCATCGCTATACCGGTCCACAACTACTTCTGCGGGCTGTCATGA
- the CLN3 gene encoding battenin isoform X2: MHSGCQIQMDHLHLAWEEIGDDPSALPPQTQDRSHWRNLSAFWLLGLCNNFAYVVMLSAAHDILRTETNQTSTHNVTNSSKYDCNQISTAAVLLADILPTLVIKFTAPFYIHQIPYNYRVSLCILTAAASFLVVSFSTNIALSLLGVVFASVSSGLGEITFLSLTAFFYSDVVSCWSSGTGGAGILGSLSYLGLTAAGLSPQNSLLIMLLIPALLLISYFILLLPPSSLPRWKFPDGPSATRMSDQRPLLQDSPLGLTESGSHLTLSRKWKIIKSLLKYMLPLCIVYFAEYFINQGLFELIYFPNIKMSHSEQYRWYQMLYQAGVFVSRSSVRCITIRHIWVLSCLQCGIATFLLVGVSYLFLPSLTLPGIFLIIIFEGLLGGAAYVNTFNNIAVESKPEEKEFAMGVACVSDTFGISLSGAIAIPVHNYFCGLS; encoded by the exons AGGAGATCGGAGATGACCCTTCAGCCCTCCCGCCCCAGACGCAGGACCGCTCCCACTGGAGGAACTTGTCAGCTTTTTG GTTACTGGGGTTGTGCAATAACTTTGCGTACGTTGTGATGCTGAGTGCGGCGCACGACATTCTACGCACTGAGACCAATCAGACCTCAACT CACAATGTGACAAACAGCAGCAAATACGACTGTAACCAGATCTCCACCGCT GCGGTCCTCCTGGCTGACATTTTGCCCACCCTGGTCATTAAATTTACCGCTCCATTCTACATCCACCAGATCCCATACAA TTACAGAGTGTCTCTCTGCATTCTTACAGCAGCCGCCAGCTTTCTGGTTGTGTCATTCTCTACAAACATCGCTCTGAGTCTGCTCG GTGTGGTATTCGCCAGCGTGTCCTCGGGTCTGGGAGAGATCACCTTCCTCAGCCTCACCGCTTTCTTCTACAG TGACGTGGTCTCCTGCTGGTCCTCCGGAACTGGTGGAGCTGGGATTCTGGGCTCGCTCTCCTACCTGGGCCTCACGGCGGCTGGTCTTTCCCCACAGAACTCTCTGCTGATCATGCTGCTTATCCCGGCCCTTCTCCTGATAAG TTATTTTATTTTGCTGCTTCCCCCGTCCTCTCTCCCTCGCTGGAAGTTTCCCGACGGTCCTAGCGCCACCCGGATGTCGGACCAGCGACCGCTTTTGCAGGACTCTCCACTGGGACTGACAG AGAGCGGCTCCCATCTGACGCTATCCCGGAAGTGGAAGATCATTAAG TCCCTCCTGAAGTACATGCTTCCCCTGTGCATTGTGTACTTCGCTGAATACTTCATTAACCAGGGTCTG TTTGAGTTGATCTATTTCCCAAACATCAAGATGAGCCACTCGGAGCAGTACCGATG GTACCAGATGCTGTACCAGGCCGGAGTGTTTGTGTCCCGTTCCTCCGTCCGATGTATCACCATCAGGCATATCTGGGTTCTCTCTTGTCTCCAG TGTGGGATCGCCACCTTCCTCCTTGTTGGGGTGTCCTATCTCTTCCTCCCCAGTCTGACGCTGCCAGGCATTTTCCTGATCATAATATTTGAGGGGCTTCTGGGGGGCGCAGCCTACGTCAACACGTTCAACAACATCGCAGTGGAG AGCAAGCCGGAAGAGAAAGAGTTTGCAATGGGAGTCGCCTGCGTATCCGACACTTTTGGAATATCCCTCTCTGGGGCCATCGCTATACCGGTCCACAACTACTTCTGCGGGCTGTCATGA
- the CLN3 gene encoding battenin isoform X3 — protein MLSAAHDILRTETNQTSTHNVTNSSKYDCNQISTAAVLLADILPTLVIKFTAPFYIHQIPYNYRVSLCILTAAASFLVVSFSTNIALSLLGVVFASVSSGLGEITFLSLTAFFYSDVVSCWSSGTGGAGILGSLSYLGLTAAGLSPQNSLLIMLLIPALLLISYFILLLPPSSLPRWKFPDGPSATRMSDQRPLLQDSPLGLTESGSHLTLSRKWKIIKSLLKYMLPLCIVYFAEYFINQGLFELIYFPNIKMSHSEQYRWYQMLYQAGVFVSRSSVRCITIRHIWVLSCLQCGIATFLLVGVSYLFLPSLTLPGIFLIIIFEGLLGGAAYVNTFNNIAVESKPEEKEFAMGVACVSDTFGISLSGAIAIPVHNYFCGLS, from the exons ATGCTGAGTGCGGCGCACGACATTCTACGCACTGAGACCAATCAGACCTCAACT CACAATGTGACAAACAGCAGCAAATACGACTGTAACCAGATCTCCACCGCT GCGGTCCTCCTGGCTGACATTTTGCCCACCCTGGTCATTAAATTTACCGCTCCATTCTACATCCACCAGATCCCATACAA TTACAGAGTGTCTCTCTGCATTCTTACAGCAGCCGCCAGCTTTCTGGTTGTGTCATTCTCTACAAACATCGCTCTGAGTCTGCTCG GTGTGGTATTCGCCAGCGTGTCCTCGGGTCTGGGAGAGATCACCTTCCTCAGCCTCACCGCTTTCTTCTACAG TGACGTGGTCTCCTGCTGGTCCTCCGGAACTGGTGGAGCTGGGATTCTGGGCTCGCTCTCCTACCTGGGCCTCACGGCGGCTGGTCTTTCCCCACAGAACTCTCTGCTGATCATGCTGCTTATCCCGGCCCTTCTCCTGATAAG TTATTTTATTTTGCTGCTTCCCCCGTCCTCTCTCCCTCGCTGGAAGTTTCCCGACGGTCCTAGCGCCACCCGGATGTCGGACCAGCGACCGCTTTTGCAGGACTCTCCACTGGGACTGACAG AGAGCGGCTCCCATCTGACGCTATCCCGGAAGTGGAAGATCATTAAG TCCCTCCTGAAGTACATGCTTCCCCTGTGCATTGTGTACTTCGCTGAATACTTCATTAACCAGGGTCTG TTTGAGTTGATCTATTTCCCAAACATCAAGATGAGCCACTCGGAGCAGTACCGATG GTACCAGATGCTGTACCAGGCCGGAGTGTTTGTGTCCCGTTCCTCCGTCCGATGTATCACCATCAGGCATATCTGGGTTCTCTCTTGTCTCCAG TGTGGGATCGCCACCTTCCTCCTTGTTGGGGTGTCCTATCTCTTCCTCCCCAGTCTGACGCTGCCAGGCATTTTCCTGATCATAATATTTGAGGGGCTTCTGGGGGGCGCAGCCTACGTCAACACGTTCAACAACATCGCAGTGGAG AGCAAGCCGGAAGAGAAAGAGTTTGCAATGGGAGTCGCCTGCGTATCCGACACTTTTGGAATATCCCTCTCTGGGGCCATCGCTATACCGGTCCACAACTACTTCTGCGGGCTGTCATGA